One genomic segment of Paenibacillus durus includes these proteins:
- a CDS encoding contractile injection system protein, VgrG/Pvc8 family, with product MNVSPTALLTYQHLNFIWPYGDVRLNQIEMTHELGEHARLWITGRIQSDQEEAIAARASSIDEIELWYTDTGGQHPLFMGQLYSVDIVHLHQEVQVTIQVISHSFKLDTELKNRSFQQVNQQYVDIIDAVLSDYSGSDKLDEAFGNRPTNQFIMQYQETDWSFLKRLTSHAGAMLLPNITAHQIQIWIGIPEARRQIALEDVPFRMRRRIAPYLNHAANGRTNTSASDYTGYTFEMQEILQPGDEVKRSGLTYVITKRTGTMTSGVMTWSYECALAQGVTIAKTYNQTIIGAAIEGKILEVSRNQVRLHLDMDDQQDPTDAQWFPYSAEGNQVWYLMPEKGAQVKLYFPTADEDDAMVIHRCVQPRHMLLSLSLLPIRPREQQRKRLPNGTIVKWPIPGSNPSRIRREKKCP from the coding sequence ATGAACGTATCACCAACAGCTCTCTTAACCTATCAACATCTGAACTTCATCTGGCCCTACGGCGACGTGCGCTTAAATCAGATTGAAATGACCCACGAGCTTGGAGAACACGCCAGATTGTGGATTACAGGCCGTATTCAGTCCGATCAGGAAGAGGCGATTGCAGCCAGGGCGAGCAGTATAGATGAAATCGAACTCTGGTATACAGACACAGGCGGTCAGCATCCCTTATTCATGGGGCAGTTGTACAGTGTAGATATCGTGCATCTTCATCAGGAAGTACAGGTCACGATCCAGGTCATTTCCCATAGCTTCAAGCTGGATACCGAACTCAAAAACCGTTCCTTTCAGCAAGTGAACCAACAATATGTTGATATCATTGACGCGGTGCTGTCCGATTATTCCGGCTCCGATAAGTTGGATGAAGCGTTTGGGAATCGACCGACGAACCAATTCATCATGCAGTATCAGGAAACGGACTGGAGCTTTTTAAAACGCCTGACTTCCCATGCCGGAGCTATGCTTCTGCCCAATATCACCGCTCACCAGATTCAAATCTGGATCGGAATTCCAGAAGCAAGGCGCCAGATCGCTTTAGAGGATGTGCCGTTTCGGATGCGGCGGCGGATTGCACCCTATTTAAACCATGCGGCTAACGGGAGGACGAATACCTCGGCCAGTGACTATACAGGGTACACCTTCGAAATGCAGGAAATCTTGCAGCCGGGAGATGAAGTCAAGCGGTCTGGCCTCACCTACGTCATTACCAAACGGACCGGCACGATGACAAGCGGCGTCATGACCTGGTCGTATGAATGCGCCTTGGCTCAAGGCGTGACCATTGCCAAAACCTATAATCAGACCATCATTGGAGCGGCGATTGAAGGCAAAATACTGGAAGTGAGCCGCAACCAGGTTCGGCTGCATTTGGATATGGACGACCAGCAGGACCCCACAGATGCCCAGTGGTTCCCCTACTCCGCTGAAGGCAATCAGGTGTGGTATCTTATGCCGGAAAAAGGCGCGCAGGTGAAGCTGTATTTTCCCACCGCGGACGAAGACGATGCCATGGTTATTCATCGGTGCGTACAGCCTCGTCACATGCTGCTCTCCCTCTCCCTCCTTCCCATACGACCCAGGGAGCAGCAGCGGAAACGCCTGCCGAACGGCACCATCGTAAAATGGCCGATCCCGGGGTCAAATCCTTCGCGAATCCGCAGGGAAAAGAAGTGTCCTTAG
- a CDS encoding DUF4280 domain-containing protein, with translation MLLPILLRALVLGVLGEEYSYVVRGATLQCSQGTYPGVLNAMYSHGIYIKDKPVLNVADAIPGAHISKEYAFGLCERKYGLPCKPEIAFGAKWTHGKENVLIEGEHALLSKSTLICSCPGGGGIISILDDGQNS, from the coding sequence ATGCTGCTGCCCATACTGCTGCGCGCATTGGTACTTGGTGTACTTGGCGAAGAATATTCCTATGTGGTGAGAGGAGCCACTTTACAATGCAGTCAAGGTACATACCCAGGGGTGCTGAATGCCATGTACAGCCATGGAATTTACATCAAGGATAAACCGGTTCTAAACGTTGCCGATGCCATACCCGGAGCGCATATCAGTAAGGAATACGCCTTTGGCTTATGTGAGCGGAAGTATGGTCTTCCCTGTAAACCCGAAATTGCATTTGGGGCCAAATGGACTCACGGCAAAGAAAATGTGCTGATCGAGGGGGAACACGCCTTACTCAGCAAGTCAACTTTAATATGTTCTTGTCCAGGAGGCGGCGGCATCATCTCGATTCTGGATGACGGACAAAATAGTTAG
- a CDS encoding imm11 family protein, with translation MRHYYVLLDDSRISRNIEPVNIGLLKTPFVRMIPAQVLDVHTKAEAEYTDWLPFSASQPLLSDPMKRILELYNTQARFKQMYIVDREYKRQELYWIPHVPDLDVISEHTEFYPHNQTLKHLVLDSQKVRGHHFFRLSNVREPYFIVSLDAAESLLRRGLSGFRLQKVELSYEEA, from the coding sequence ATGCGCCATTATTATGTGCTGCTCGATGACAGTCGTATTTCCCGTAACATTGAACCTGTGAATATCGGCCTTTTAAAAACACCATTTGTTCGCATGATCCCGGCTCAGGTTTTAGATGTTCATACGAAGGCAGAGGCAGAGTATACGGATTGGCTGCCTTTTTCAGCATCACAACCACTGCTTTCCGATCCCATGAAACGGATTTTAGAACTATATAATACGCAAGCGCGTTTTAAACAGATGTATATCGTTGACAGAGAATACAAGCGTCAGGAGTTATATTGGATTCCGCATGTCCCTGATCTAGACGTGATTTCGGAGCATACCGAGTTTTATCCGCACAACCAAACCCTAAAACACCTTGTGCTGGATAGCCAAAAGGTCAGGGGACACCATTTTTTTCGGCTATCCAACGTAAGGGAACCTTATTTCATCGTTAGCCTGGATGCTGCCGAAAGCTTGCTTCGCCGAGGGTTGAGCGGTTTCCGGCTGCAAAAGGTAGAACTTTCTTACGAGGAGGCTTGA
- a CDS encoding pentapeptide repeat-containing protein, whose translation MDKQQALQHFYEHHYMPLLEIQMETLEAEFHHGKAQFISNFTASFQKLCSHILRMQQQGEKEPIAYIHYSFLRTQILEQSYLYMVEAYSGKWYEDQADCRLSYDASWVYTHFTTMLEALEQDRKKYMGVLHAADIERLMLKATPFFHQFVSSIIRLAITEAVQLPEYKAIHKAKRLFIRTGEYKDISENMYVEDQEIPNPDEVRERLMQTNEEPYIYENLRNLSLPHLQVVEKDLRYNDFCQSDLRGSQFLSCVLMGSQWQEAHIEGGSFRGSLLSDADFRYSHLQGADFRGASGQAYREQGHRVPGLCGIRFDFANLDEADFTDVHGFEYVSFEGASMYGTRVPRKYQQLWKLSDEQRKSIVWME comes from the coding sequence ATGGATAAACAACAAGCGCTTCAACATTTTTACGAGCATCATTACATGCCCTTGCTGGAAATACAGATGGAGACATTGGAGGCGGAGTTTCACCATGGCAAGGCTCAATTCATTTCGAATTTCACGGCATCCTTTCAAAAGCTATGCTCTCATATTCTGAGGATGCAGCAGCAAGGGGAAAAAGAACCCATTGCCTATATACACTATTCTTTTTTGCGAACTCAGATCCTGGAACAATCCTACTTGTACATGGTTGAGGCTTATTCTGGCAAATGGTATGAAGATCAAGCCGACTGTCGGTTATCCTATGATGCCTCCTGGGTTTATACCCATTTTACGACCATGCTGGAAGCACTTGAACAAGATCGGAAGAAATACATGGGTGTACTCCATGCGGCCGATATCGAACGACTGATGCTGAAAGCCACACCCTTTTTCCATCAATTTGTGAGTTCCATCATTCGCTTGGCGATTACAGAAGCAGTGCAGCTCCCAGAGTACAAGGCCATTCATAAGGCGAAACGTTTGTTCATTCGTACTGGCGAATATAAGGATATCAGCGAAAATATGTATGTCGAGGATCAAGAAATCCCCAATCCGGATGAAGTCAGAGAACGACTGATGCAGACCAATGAGGAGCCATATATCTATGAAAATTTAAGAAATCTTTCTCTTCCTCATTTGCAAGTCGTTGAAAAAGACCTGAGATATAACGATTTCTGCCAAAGTGATTTGCGGGGAAGCCAGTTTCTTTCCTGTGTATTGATGGGAAGCCAGTGGCAAGAAGCTCATATCGAAGGGGGCAGCTTTCGCGGCTCCCTGCTCAGCGATGCCGATTTTAGGTACAGTCATTTGCAGGGAGCCGATTTTAGAGGTGCCAGCGGACAAGCTTATCGGGAACAAGGTCACCGTGTACCGGGCCTGTGTGGTATACGCTTTGACTTTGCCAATCTGGACGAGGCGGATTTCACGGATGTGCATGGTTTTGAGTACGTCTCCTTTGAGGGAGCCTCGATGTACGGAACCAGAGTCCCGCGAAAATACCAACAGCTATGGAAGCTCAGTGATGAACAGCGTAAGTCCATCGTGTGGATGGAGTAA